The Arachis hypogaea cultivar Tifrunner chromosome 14, arahy.Tifrunner.gnm2.J5K5, whole genome shotgun sequence DNA window aaagacataatttattagatctcgtcatttttacaattttcaggtacctgaacgtcttctggcgttaaaactatatcagaattttggacaactgcaggtgtctttactatgtctttttcaacaggaataatatttacctcttttctttttcgaagatttttgtctttggaaccgacaggcctgccacgcttctggcgtgaatttgtttCGGTGGCTATTTATCTGAATGGGACCTCAATTCGAATTGGAGCATTTTCAGCTGGTATAtaggatttggttatcctctttgtatcagaaaatgcatcagacaattcatttgctattctttgcaaatgtataatcttttgaacttctagttcacattgccttgatcgatgcatcaaggatgatgcattccaattaagttccttttcaggaagcttattctttccccctaatgttggaaattttgattcatcaaaatgacaatctaaAAATctagctttaaatacatctccagtttgtattttaatatacctcactatagagggagaatcatatctaacatatatcctaattttctttggggtcccattttggtgcgagaaggtggtgcaatggaaacatatatcgcacacccgaatattcttaaattGGAAACATTTGACTGctagccaaaagctaattgcataggagagaactgatgataacttgttggcctcaaacgaataagtgatgCAGCATGTAAAATACCATGCCCAAGCCaaagttgggagatttgttctcataagtaagggtctagcaattaattggaggcgtttaataagtgattctgctgctaactcattttgtgtgtgaacatgagatactggatgttcaacacttattccattagccatacaataagcatcaaaagcttggaaagtaaattcaccagcattatcaagacgaattgctttgattggattttctggaaactgtacttttaatcgaataatttgagctagtaatctcgcaaacgccaggttgcgagaagacaataagcacacatgtgaccatctcgaagatgcgtctacaagaaccataaaatatctaaaagatccacatggtgaatgaataggtccacatatatcgttTTGAATccttttctaggaattcaggggactcaaatccaatatttactggtgatggccttaaaattaactttccctaagaacatgcagcacaacaaaattcacttggtttaagaatcttctggttctttagtgaatgtccatgggagttttcaataattttccGCATCATAGTTGTTCCCAGATGACCCAAtcgatcatgccaagttatgaattcatttgggctagtaaacttctggtttacaatggcatgtgattcaattgcactcatcttggtataatataacccagatgaaagtgagggtaacttttctaatataacttttttatttaaatcatgagttgtgatacataagtactcatgatttttctcattcattgtttcaatatgataccCATTTAAGTGAATATCCTTGAAACTCAATAAGTTCCTTAAAAacttagtagacaatagtgcattatttattctgaattttgttcctccagaaaacaaaattatagttcttctagagtcttctatcacattgcctgagccaataatagtattaacatattctttttttgacacaagatgggtaaagtatatattaattttgagaatggtgtgcgaacttgcactatccgcaaggcatacatctttattatatatcattgccattttcttcaaagacgaataataataataaaatgagaagaaatatatgtgtagtaaaattattttcttgattgaaaatattttgttctaagtatagtatattctaaaaattttattattattatcttggcATATTcagtaattttgaaattcataaatatcatatttgaaattcatatgcataaaaataaaacttaacaataagtttcttacattatttatttacataaatactttaacaatctcacatattaaactattccatcattgatcaaatggccaatatttccttcaagatcctcaaagaaatcagatacatcataataagtggtgaaattttcatcatcatttgaaacaaaatttgtttccttttctttgtcgttttttttttttcaaagatgtttgataaagatcgactaggtgccttggtgtCCGACAGGTACGCGACCAATGGCCTTTTCCagcacaacggaaacacttatcctctgctAAATTATTTTGCccagtgtttctttctttatcccacttctggtgagatcctttcttgtgaacataattcttttttcttccataatttttcttgttaccaaaaccttgccatttacctcttctggggtaatgatttgccgcatttacttcagaaaACAGGGCGATGCCAGCTAGGctcgcttcatgattttttttaaaggcaactcattgttgcgttcaacaacaagaagacaaaaaattaactcaaaatattttttaaatcctttttcttgatactgctgctgtaggagcacattcgagTCATGGAAGGtcaagaaagttttctctaacatatcattattatttatcttttttcccacataatttcaatcgtgaggtgattcgaaacattgttgaattatattcatttttcaatccttcgtcaagatgacgacgaaggaggatcatgactttggctttatccttctaggataattattttcaaccttaatggtatctccaagatccattgaatcaagatggatttcagcatctagtatctatgataaatagttgttttaagagcattaaattcaagatgagagtatttcaacataatgaaaatttattaccTGAATTTTCGTAAAATTTGATCAGAATCTCGTGCTAATaatgtgttgtaaaataaataaataaataaataataaatataaaataaggaagtataattaaataacaatattCATCACAATTACCATCTCAATGTAATAgagatgattaatatatttactaatattaaagAGTGAGAAAGAGAAGAATATTATTATTGATGTATGTGTTGCCTGAGACTTTAGTCTCTTATTTATATACGTAAAAGAGGTCACTTTTTCAaactcaattaattataatttctctTGATATTCTGAGTAACAGAGAAATGGACATCCACTTCTTATCCACTTCACACTTAtcacaacaaatttgtaaattttgataaaaaaaaatcaacaaaaatattaAGATTTTGATACTTTTGCCGTACGAAACCCATCTTTCATGAgtactttaattttcttgtttgacgGATACTTTTATCAGCGATCGTAAAGTTGTTCATGGGCACTAAACTACTAATGGTTGTGtttcctaaaaaataaaaaagagtagcTGAGAGTACTAATGCATTGGGAGAGCATGTAAAtgtacaaaaaatgaaaaaataaaaaatagctgaCTATCTGTAGCTAAATAGTTAGAGACGATGGCACTCTTTACATTAAATAACAAAGGTAAAATTAGCATTTTGACTCATTTATAATTTTACTTGGTAAAATTAGCATGTTGACtcatttataattttacttagaaCCCTTTCTGTAACTCATTATTTCAGAATAGCTTCCATTTTTGCTCCAATGCATCACAGATAAGGCCTACGCAGCATTTAGCACCAAGTGGATAATCAGAAACTGCAAAGTAAACGAAAAGATAACATTACTTTTCTCTATTCTCAAATCAAAACATGGTTCGAACAAGTttcttgaaattagaaaagattcaAAAATCCATCAAAAGGAACTTCCACTCCATTCCACTGTCATTCTTGATTCTCCAAAACAAGGGAAACTTTGTtccgtttcttttcttttccttttggcccattttaattagttctattCTATTCCATTAATGAAAAGACATACACATAATGTTAGCAAGACTAATTTATTCTCCCTATCATTTAGCATAAAATCCTTTGTAATCTTAGTACCCAAATAAAATTATAGGCTAAACAATCTACTCAAAGTTTCAGTCACATTGGAAAAATCAAGACCCATATAGATCTTATAAatgaaatatccaaaataaagatATCCACCCTAAAGAACTTTCACATTTTCTTAATTTAATACAAGTTCCTCCTTAATTATTAGAGCCTATCAACCGAAAATACATAGACATATATAATTTAGAGATGAAGTATGTATAAATGAAACAAGTTAAATTAGATCTAAGAAATTAaacatatttcaaattttaatttaatttaataccaGAAATATAATCATGTGTGTGGTCTTCTTTTACTTTCCCATTTACCATTGCACCCACCTGAAAATAGATAAGAATCTATCATCATAATTAAAACACAAAGATCAAAGGCTTTCTATttcactaataaaataaattataccacaaaaacaGGCGTCATATGATCACTTAGGGAAGAAACATAGTCATCTATGTGGACCACCTTCTTTGAATTATAAGAGAGGCCTGCATGTTCCATAATAACATTGTTTTTTCAAAACCAATGTTTGTCTAAACATTAACAAAACCTAAAATGAGATCTAAACAGCTATACAACCAACCTACTATATGAGAATTGACTGGTAAATGGCGCATTACAGGCTCTTCAACAACACGAATAAGTACTTCATTTGTATCTTTAGCACAAACACGAGACTTTCTAAGCAAATCCACTACATATTTCAGAAACAATTTTAgtgaaagttaaaaaaaaaatatagttcttagtatctaaaaataaaagaatgaaagaaaaaatagatgACTTACCTATGAGACCACAGAAACGTTTACAAGTTCGAGGAATGCGAACATGTGGCTTGATTTCAAATAGGGCTCCTCCatcaattttcacaaatatagctTCCACCAAACCATATTTATTAAGTGGACTATCAATAACACTACGGAGTGCCTGAAAAAGTATAACAAGTAAGAATCACTTATTCTTAGGATTTTACTCTTGCAGTctattctgtaacattcattgtaaaaaaaaaaaaagagtttaaagaaGCTATGAGATTGAGTAGTTAGTGTACAAAGTACAAACCTCAAAAACAATGTCTGGTCGATAATCATTAAGACTCTTATTTTGCTTCAACAGAAGATTGGCATCATCATGTGAATTGAGGATTTTCCACTCCTGAAACAAAATCCACAAATTGAATTAAGAACTAGTTTATTTCCTATATACAGGAACAATGTATATATCGTCATTTCATCTATTAATTCTCAAAGAAAGTGATATACATTTATCTATCAAAACACTATAAAATATATGTACAATcaatgtagaaaaagaaaaataaccttTTTAACGAGTCCTTTCTTCAGCGAAGCATTTTCCAATATAAATATGGCACCCGACCTAACATTAGGATCCTGTGGAGAACCAAGCACCCTATCAACTTTTCCAATTTTACTATCAAGTTCTCTAGGCTCTTCTTTCTCTTCACTGCATTGGGTTTGTGTCTCAAGCATCTTACGCTTCAGCCTACTGTTTGCACTTGGAGTGAGCATATTGTCTACAATAACATCCACAAATTGAGAAGAATCCATCCATCAGAAAAACAATACATACTTAAGGTTATGTTAAAGCAGAAAAAGCATGCCCTATGACAGCTCAAGAATCAATGATACATCATACATGACAAAACATGACACAATACAATACAACATTGATTATGAAGAGAAAACAAGTATATGTGTTCTTTTATGTTCTATTATAACTGGGATTGACAATATAACAATGCTCTTCTATGTTCTTTTATAACTCTTATGTCACAGTATTTAGACTCACGTAACAGTTACAAATAAAAGTGTACCTTCTTAAAGGCTTTGAAACTTGAAATGTATACCCATCTATAAATCAATACTTCAATGGTTGTCAAACAGGCAAGTCCAGTTAAAATCGTAGAGCTCTGCTAGACTAGACTCACCGAGTTAACTCGCATAGTTTATTATTCACTACTACAAGCTACAGCCAATTTCAACTAAAAATTGGAAGAGTTAGCATCCAAATTTAACATTCATCCacataacatatataaaattcatGAGCAGTTAATAATTTGACCAACAATTAACTTAACACCAGCAATTATATTATGTAGTTTTAAGATTCAACAATTCAATCTAACACGTAACAAGTGGTTTAA harbors:
- the LOC112743659 gene encoding uncharacterized protein isoform X1 → MLTPSANSRLKRKMLETQTQCSEEKEEPRELDSKIGKVDRVLGSPQDPNVRSGAIFILENASLKKGLVKKEWKILNSHDDANLLLKQNKSLNDYRPDIVFEALRSVIDSPLNKYGLVEAIFVKIDGGALFEIKPHVRIPRTCKRFCGLIVDLLRKSRVCAKDTNEVLIRVVEEPVMRHLPVNSHIVGLSYNSKKVVHIDDYVSSLSDHMTPVFVVGAMVNGKVKEDHTHDYISVSDYPLGAKCCVGLICDALEQKWKLF
- the LOC112743659 gene encoding uncharacterized protein isoform X2, which translates into the protein MLTPSANSRLKRKMLETQTQCSEEKEEPRELDSKIGKVDRVLGSPQDPNVRSGAIFILENASLKKGLVKKEWKILNSHDDANLLLKQNKSLNDYRPDIVFEALRSVIDSPLNKYGLVEAIFVKIDGGALFEIKPHVRIPRTCKRFCGLIGLSYNSKKVVHIDDYVSSLSDHMTPVFVVGAMVNGKVKEDHTHDYISVSDYPLGAKCCVGLICDALEQKWKLF